A stretch of the Luteimonas sp. JM171 genome encodes the following:
- a CDS encoding adenosylcobalamin-dependent ribonucleoside-diphosphate reductase encodes MSTVRLEAVKQQEKAMEIPLQPASLDIWDKKYRLKTKQGEAIDADVDGTWQRVARALADAEADESKRKYWHERFLWALRRGAIPAGRITSNAGALEHKPATSTINCTVSGTIEDSMDGILEKVHEAGLTLKAGCGIGYEFSTLRPRGAFVAGAGAYTSGPMSFMDIYDKMCFTVSSAGGRRGAQMGTFDVSHPDVKDFIRAKREDGRLRQFNLSLLITDGFMEAVENDGEWPLVFPISKKESGDIDLGDASAVAWREWPQHEGYIVRDDGLVACKVYGHIKARHLWDMIMVSTYDYAEPGFILIDRVNEMNNNWWCENIRATNPCGEQPLPAYGACLLGSINLTKFVRNPFTDQASFDWEEYREVVRVFTRMLDNVVEINGLPLEQQRQEIMRKRRHGMGFLGLGSTLTMLRMKYGSAESCEFTERVSRDMAIAGWETGLALAQEKGPAPIMEERFTVTAEMLRKRPEMKKDGWKTGQEIPGKVLHARYSRYMQQVAAVAPELVEQLAETGARFTHHTSIAPTGTISLSLANNASNGIEPSFAHHYSRNVIREGRKSKEKVDVYSFELLAYRQMVNPEAMPFSEDPDAQLPDYFISADDISPKEHVDVQAAAQKWVDSSISKTANVPTDYPYEDFKDIYTYAWRQGLKGCTTFRFNPAAFQGVLVKEKDLENTAYRFELEDGEVVEVKGNQEIEYDGEVHTAANLFDALKEGYYGKF; translated from the coding sequence ATGAGTACCGTTCGCCTGGAGGCGGTCAAGCAGCAGGAAAAGGCCATGGAGATTCCGCTCCAGCCCGCATCGCTGGACATCTGGGACAAGAAGTACCGCCTCAAGACCAAGCAGGGCGAGGCCATCGACGCCGACGTCGATGGCACCTGGCAGCGCGTGGCGCGCGCCCTGGCCGACGCCGAGGCGGACGAATCCAAGCGCAAGTACTGGCACGAGCGGTTCCTGTGGGCGCTGCGCCGCGGGGCCATTCCCGCTGGCCGCATCACCTCCAATGCCGGCGCGCTGGAGCACAAGCCCGCCACCAGCACGATCAACTGCACCGTGTCCGGGACCATCGAGGACTCGATGGACGGGATCCTGGAGAAGGTCCATGAGGCCGGGCTCACGCTCAAGGCCGGCTGCGGCATCGGCTACGAGTTCAGCACCCTGCGCCCGCGCGGGGCGTTCGTGGCCGGCGCCGGCGCCTACACCTCCGGTCCGATGTCCTTCATGGATATCTACGACAAGATGTGCTTCACCGTCTCGTCCGCCGGCGGCCGCCGCGGCGCGCAGATGGGCACGTTCGACGTGTCCCACCCCGACGTGAAGGATTTCATCCGCGCCAAGCGCGAGGACGGCCGCCTGCGCCAGTTCAACCTGTCGCTGCTGATCACCGACGGCTTCATGGAGGCGGTGGAGAACGACGGCGAGTGGCCGCTGGTGTTCCCCATCAGCAAGAAGGAGAGCGGGGACATCGACCTGGGCGACGCCTCCGCGGTGGCGTGGCGCGAGTGGCCGCAGCACGAGGGCTACATCGTGCGCGATGACGGCCTGGTGGCGTGCAAGGTGTACGGCCACATCAAGGCCCGGCACCTGTGGGACATGATCATGGTGTCCACCTATGACTACGCCGAGCCGGGCTTCATCCTGATCGACCGCGTCAACGAGATGAACAACAACTGGTGGTGCGAGAACATCCGCGCCACCAACCCCTGCGGCGAGCAGCCGCTGCCGGCCTACGGCGCCTGCCTGCTGGGCTCGATCAACCTCACCAAGTTCGTGCGCAACCCGTTCACCGACCAGGCCAGCTTCGACTGGGAGGAGTACCGCGAGGTGGTGCGGGTGTTCACCCGCATGCTCGACAACGTGGTGGAGATCAACGGCCTGCCGCTGGAGCAGCAGCGCCAGGAGATCATGCGCAAGCGCCGCCACGGCATGGGCTTCCTGGGGCTGGGATCCACCCTGACCATGCTGCGGATGAAGTACGGCTCGGCGGAAAGCTGCGAGTTCACCGAGCGCGTGTCCCGCGACATGGCCATCGCCGGCTGGGAAACGGGCCTGGCGCTGGCCCAGGAGAAGGGCCCGGCGCCGATCATGGAGGAGCGCTTCACCGTCACCGCGGAGATGCTGCGCAAGCGCCCGGAGATGAAGAAGGACGGCTGGAAGACCGGCCAGGAGATCCCCGGCAAGGTGCTGCACGCCCGCTATTCCCGCTACATGCAGCAGGTGGCCGCGGTGGCCCCGGAGCTCGTGGAGCAGCTGGCCGAGACCGGCGCGCGCTTCACCCACCACACCTCGATCGCGCCCACCGGCACGATCTCGCTGAGCCTGGCCAACAACGCTTCCAACGGCATCGAACCGAGCTTTGCCCACCACTACAGCCGCAACGTGATCCGCGAGGGCCGCAAGAGCAAGGAAAAGGTGGACGTGTACTCCTTCGAGCTGCTCGCCTACCGCCAGATGGTCAATCCGGAGGCCATGCCGTTTTCGGAGGATCCCGACGCGCAGCTGCCCGACTACTTCATCTCCGCCGACGACATCTCGCCGAAGGAGCACGTGGACGTGCAGGCGGCGGCGCAGAAGTGGGTGGACAGCTCGATCTCCAAGACCGCGAACGTCCCCACCGACTACCCGTACGAGGACTTCAAGGACATCTACACCTACGCCTGGCGCCAGGGCCTGAAGGGCTGCACCACCTTCCGCTTCAACCCGGCCGCCTTCCAGGGTGTGCTGGTGAAGGAAAAGGACCTGGAGAACACCGCCTACCGCTTCGAACTCGAGGACGGCGAGGTCGTGGAGGTCAAGGGCAACCAGGAGATCGAGTACGACGGCGAGGTGCACACCGCCGCCAACCTCTTCGACGCCCTCAAGGAGGGTTACTACGGGAAATTCTGA
- a CDS encoding glutathione S-transferase family protein: MGLLVDGRWVDKWYDTSSTGGRFVRSDAQFRNWITPDGSPGPSGEGGFAAEAGRYRLYVCLACPWAHRTLIFRALKGLEDMIPVYVVNPLMAENGWTFEPGEGVVPDPDGARYLYEVYLRAQPDYSGRVTVPVLWDTQRNTIVNNESSEIIRILNSAFDGIGARPGDYAPQDLLPEIEAINKRVYDAINNGVYKAGFATEQDVYEEEVRKLFDALDEMDARLADRRYLLGGRITETDWRLFTTLLRFDPVYHGHFKCNLRQIADYPHLSGYLRELYQWPGVAPTVDFDHIKQHYYRSHDTINPNGIVPLGPLQDLDAPHGRGHLPSTPAD; encoded by the coding sequence ATGGGTCTTCTCGTCGACGGCCGCTGGGTCGACAAGTGGTATGACACCTCCAGCACGGGCGGGCGCTTCGTGCGCTCGGACGCCCAGTTCCGCAACTGGATCACCCCCGACGGCAGCCCCGGCCCCAGCGGCGAGGGCGGCTTCGCGGCGGAAGCCGGCCGCTACCGCCTGTATGTCTGCCTGGCCTGCCCATGGGCGCACCGCACCCTGATCTTCCGCGCGCTCAAGGGCCTGGAGGACATGATCCCGGTGTACGTGGTCAATCCGCTGATGGCCGAAAACGGCTGGACCTTCGAGCCGGGCGAAGGCGTGGTGCCCGACCCGGACGGCGCCCGCTACCTCTATGAGGTCTACCTGAGGGCGCAGCCGGACTACAGCGGCCGGGTCACGGTGCCGGTGCTGTGGGACACCCAGCGCAACACCATCGTCAACAACGAATCGTCAGAAATCATCCGCATCCTCAACTCCGCCTTCGATGGCATCGGCGCCAGGCCCGGCGACTACGCCCCGCAGGACCTGCTGCCGGAGATCGAGGCAATCAACAAGCGCGTGTACGACGCCATCAACAACGGCGTCTACAAGGCCGGCTTCGCCACCGAACAGGACGTGTACGAGGAAGAAGTGCGCAAGCTGTTCGATGCGCTGGACGAAATGGACGCGCGCCTGGCGGACAGGCGCTACCTGCTGGGCGGGCGCATCACCGAGACCGACTGGCGGCTGTTCACCACCCTGCTGCGCTTCGACCCGGTCTACCACGGCCACTTCAAGTGCAACCTGCGCCAGATCGCGGACTATCCGCACCTGTCGGGCTACCTGCGCGAGCTGTACCAGTGGCCGGGCGTGGCGCCAACGGTGGACTTCGACCACATCAAGCAGCACTACTACCGCAGCCACGACACCATCAATCCGAACGGCATCGTCCCACTCGGACCGCTGCAGGACCTGGACGCGCCGCACGGCCGCGGGCACCTGCCGTCCACCCCGGCCGACTGA
- the cueR gene encoding Cu(I)-responsive transcriptional regulator produces the protein MTIGEAAAESGVSAKMIRYYEEAGLIPEAGRTASGYRIYGEADVHRLRFIRRARDLGFSVAEISELLDLWNDRSRRSADVKRLAQAHIDDLEQRIAKLRQMADTLQELADCCAGDHRPDCPILAGLESSTTNQAGTERST, from the coding sequence ATGACCATCGGCGAGGCGGCCGCGGAGTCGGGCGTCTCGGCCAAGATGATCCGTTATTACGAAGAGGCCGGCCTCATCCCCGAAGCCGGACGCACCGCCAGCGGCTACCGCATTTACGGCGAGGCCGACGTGCACCGCCTGCGCTTCATCCGCCGCGCCCGCGACCTGGGGTTCTCGGTCGCCGAGATCAGCGAGCTGCTGGACCTGTGGAACGACCGCTCGCGCCGCAGCGCCGACGTCAAGCGCCTGGCCCAGGCCCACATCGACGACCTGGAGCAGCGCATCGCCAAGCTCCGGCAGATGGCCGACACCCTGCAGGAGCTGGCCGACTGCTGCGCCGGCGACCACAGGCCGGACTGCCCGATCCTGGCCGGTCTGGAGTCCTCGACCACAAACCAGGCCGGCACGGAACGAAGCACCTGA
- the ubiE gene encoding bifunctional demethylmenaquinone methyltransferase/2-methoxy-6-polyprenyl-1,4-benzoquinol methylase UbiE: MSASNDPGTTHFGFRDVPVGEKQKLVGQVFSSVAGSYDLMNDLMSLGIHRVWKRYFTATAQVRPGDRVLDLAGGTGDIAALLRPRLGDGGEVVLGDINGEMLRVGRDRMTDRGKVRGLRYVQCNAQALPFPDASFDLVTIAFGLRNVTDKDAALREMYRVLKVGGQARVLEFSEVTLDWFKPVYDFHSFQVLPRLGRLFAGDSDSYRYLAESIRKHPPQEELKAMMEAAGFERCHYRNLSAGIVAIHDGYRV; the protein is encoded by the coding sequence ATGAGCGCATCCAACGATCCCGGTACCACCCATTTCGGCTTCCGCGACGTCCCGGTGGGGGAAAAGCAGAAGCTGGTCGGCCAGGTGTTTTCGTCCGTGGCGGGCAGCTACGACCTCATGAACGACCTGATGAGCCTGGGCATCCACCGGGTGTGGAAGCGCTACTTCACCGCGACCGCGCAGGTGCGCCCAGGCGACCGGGTGCTGGACCTGGCCGGTGGTACCGGCGATATCGCCGCGCTGCTGCGCCCGCGCCTGGGTGACGGGGGCGAGGTGGTGCTGGGCGACATCAACGGCGAGATGCTGCGGGTCGGCCGGGACCGCATGACCGACCGCGGCAAGGTGCGCGGGCTGCGCTACGTGCAGTGCAACGCGCAGGCGCTGCCGTTCCCGGATGCCAGCTTCGACCTGGTGACGATCGCTTTCGGGCTGCGCAACGTCACCGACAAGGACGCCGCGCTGCGCGAGATGTACCGGGTACTGAAGGTGGGCGGCCAGGCGCGGGTGCTGGAGTTCTCCGAGGTGACGCTGGACTGGTTCAAGCCGGTCTACGATTTCCATTCCTTCCAGGTGCTGCCCCGCCTGGGGCGCCTGTTCGCCGGGGACTCGGACAGCTATCGCTACCTGGCCGAGTCGATCCGCAAGCACCCGCCCCAGGAAGAGCTGAAGGCGATGATGGAAGCGGCGGGCTTTGAGCGCTGCCACTACCGCAACTTGTCGGCCGGCATCGTCGCCATCCACGACGGCTACCGCGTCTGA
- a CDS encoding NrdJb — translation MTVRIQKKIVGYSVATPEESKEGKAGAAAAAEPARKASADVIQMHERIERPDVLIGSTYKIKSPLVEHAMYVTINDIVLNGGTEHEQRRPFEIFINSKSMEHFQWIVALTRIMSAVFRKGGDVTFLVEEMKAVFDPRGGYFKAGGVYMPSLVAELGSIIEDHLKTIGMLHDPDMSDEQRALIAEKRQQYEDRSKKNADAAARAEDAGPVGELLADQGRDGAGEDVAVTGDGTSFPPSATMCHKCSTKAVVIMDGCATCLNCGYSKCG, via the coding sequence ATGACCGTCAGGATCCAGAAGAAGATCGTCGGCTACTCCGTTGCCACCCCCGAAGAGAGCAAGGAAGGGAAGGCGGGCGCCGCCGCGGCGGCCGAACCCGCGCGCAAGGCCAGCGCCGACGTGATCCAGATGCACGAGCGCATCGAGCGCCCGGACGTGCTGATCGGCAGCACCTACAAGATCAAGTCGCCGCTGGTGGAGCACGCGATGTACGTGACCATCAACGACATCGTCCTCAACGGCGGGACCGAGCACGAGCAGCGCCGGCCGTTCGAGATCTTCATCAACTCCAAATCCATGGAGCACTTCCAGTGGATCGTGGCGCTCACCCGGATCATGAGCGCGGTGTTCCGCAAGGGCGGCGACGTGACCTTCCTGGTGGAGGAGATGAAGGCGGTGTTCGACCCGCGCGGCGGCTACTTCAAGGCCGGCGGCGTGTACATGCCTTCGCTGGTGGCCGAGCTGGGCTCAATCATCGAGGATCACCTCAAGACCATCGGCATGCTCCACGACCCGGACATGAGCGACGAGCAGCGCGCGCTGATCGCCGAAAAGCGGCAGCAGTACGAGGATCGCTCAAAAAAAAACGCTGACGCCGCCGCCCGCGCCGAAGACGCCGGCCCGGTAGGCGAGCTGCTGGCCGACCAGGGCCGCGACGGCGCCGGCGAGGACGTCGCCGTCACCGGTGACGGCACCAGCTTCCCGCCCTCGGCCACCATGTGCCACAAGTGCAGCACCAAGGCGGTGGTGATCATGGATGGCTGCGCGACCTGCCTGAACTGCGGATACTCGAAGTGCGGCTGA
- a CDS encoding acyltransferase family protein, with product MDSRDRYPDALRAGALLVVVLGHWVATLPRLVDGRLAGTDHLLAAWDAAGVITWVVQVVPLFVFVSAAVSAPGVARRLDAGQSQLRWWARRALGLARSAVTYLAVLAALALLAMFTGGRLLEAFNTSLTIHLWFLLMLLGVQALLPLAVRADRRFGLGAVVALIVIAAAADLLRAGPRGPADLLELGARVRDSAPGAGWVNMLAVWLLPQQLGIAWKQGRFGGPRAGLALLALGVAWLAAAIASGYPAAMVGVELAGNNMLPPTLALVGVMWLQLGLVLLCESPARRFLGRHRPARVVAVLSALGMPLYLWHKLAELPAAWLGERLGAPIDAGDPGEPGFWLGRLVWITLCALVVAPVMAAVVWFEMRRRRDLEATSGREAVIAGGVALFGGIGAALALGVVPGALVGLAGVAAASWLLRAHPQPSDR from the coding sequence ATGGACTCACGCGACCGGTATCCCGATGCGCTGCGCGCCGGCGCGCTGCTGGTGGTGGTGCTCGGGCACTGGGTGGCGACCCTGCCCAGGCTGGTGGACGGCAGGCTGGCGGGCACCGACCACCTGCTGGCGGCCTGGGATGCGGCCGGCGTCATCACCTGGGTGGTGCAGGTGGTTCCGCTGTTCGTGTTCGTGTCGGCCGCGGTCAGTGCGCCGGGCGTCGCGCGGCGCCTGGATGCCGGCCAGTCGCAGCTGCGCTGGTGGGCGCGCAGGGCGCTGGGCCTGGCCCGGTCGGCGGTGACCTACCTTGCCGTGCTGGCCGCGCTGGCGCTGCTGGCGATGTTCACCGGTGGCCGCCTGCTGGAGGCGTTCAACACCTCGCTCACCATCCACCTGTGGTTCCTGCTGATGCTGCTGGGGGTGCAGGCGCTGCTGCCTCTGGCGGTGCGGGCGGACCGGCGGTTCGGCCTGGGCGCGGTGGTTGCGCTGATCGTGATCGCCGCCGCGGCCGACCTGCTGCGCGCCGGGCCGCGCGGGCCGGCCGACCTGCTGGAACTGGGCGCGCGCGTGCGCGACAGCGCGCCCGGGGCCGGCTGGGTCAATATGCTTGCGGTCTGGCTGCTGCCGCAGCAGCTGGGCATCGCCTGGAAGCAGGGACGCTTCGGCGGTCCGCGCGCCGGGCTCGCCCTGTTGGCGCTGGGGGTGGCGTGGCTGGCCGCGGCCATCGCCAGCGGCTATCCGGCGGCAATGGTGGGCGTGGAGCTGGCCGGCAACAACATGCTGCCCCCGACCCTGGCCCTGGTCGGGGTGATGTGGCTGCAGCTGGGGCTGGTGCTGCTGTGCGAATCCCCGGCGCGCCGCTTCCTGGGGCGGCACCGGCCGGCGCGCGTGGTCGCCGTGCTCAGCGCGCTGGGCATGCCGCTGTACCTGTGGCACAAGCTGGCCGAGCTGCCAGCCGCGTGGCTGGGCGAGCGGCTGGGCGCGCCCATCGACGCCGGCGATCCCGGCGAGCCGGGCTTCTGGCTCGGCCGGCTGGTCTGGATCACGCTGTGCGCGCTGGTGGTGGCGCCGGTGATGGCCGCGGTGGTGTGGTTCGAGATGCGCCGCCGCCGCGACCTGGAGGCCACGTCAGGCAGGGAGGCTGTGATCGCCGGCGGCGTCGCCCTGTTTGGCGGTATCGGCGCGGCGCTGGCGCTGGGCGTGGTGCCCGGCGCCCTGGTGGGCCTGGCGGGCGTGGCCGCGGCCTCGTGGCTGCTGCGGGCGCACCCGCAGCCGTCCGATCGCTGA
- a CDS encoding nucleoside deaminase → MSTPDYRAMLEVALEEARAGLAEGGIPIGAALFHRDGTLLGRGRNRRVQENDPSVHGETDAFRKAGRQRSYRDTIMVTTLSPCWYCSGLVRQFGIGTVVMGETVNFQGGHGWLREHGVEVVDLADEACIRMMADWIAANPAVWNEDIGVD, encoded by the coding sequence ATGTCCACGCCCGACTACCGCGCCATGCTCGAAGTCGCCCTCGAGGAGGCCCGCGCCGGCCTGGCCGAAGGCGGCATCCCGATCGGCGCCGCCCTGTTCCACCGCGACGGCACCCTGCTCGGCCGCGGCCGCAACCGCCGGGTGCAGGAGAACGACCCGTCCGTGCATGGCGAGACCGACGCCTTCCGCAAGGCCGGCCGCCAGCGCAGCTACCGCGACACCATCATGGTCACCACGCTCTCGCCCTGCTGGTATTGCAGCGGCCTGGTGCGCCAGTTCGGCATCGGCACCGTGGTGATGGGTGAAACGGTGAATTTCCAGGGCGGCCATGGGTGGCTGCGCGAACACGGCGTGGAGGTGGTTGACCTCGCCGACGAGGCCTGCATCCGCATGATGGCCGACTGGATCGCCGCCAACCCGGCGGTCTGGAACGAGGACATCGGGGTGGACTGA
- a CDS encoding heavy metal translocating P-type ATPase gives MDKTTARPAPIQLPVEGMHCASCVGRIEAALAAVEGVAGASANLATGRVQVQARPGEAPDVAALVRAIEKTGYRVPAGSIELAVEGMTCASCVGRVERALQAVPGVERAAVNLATGRATVQGHVAEQALVDAIAGAGYRAAPLDPLAPAGVDEATERRDAERRALGRDVLVAAALALPVFLLEMGTHLVPGMHAWVDQAIGIQRSWLLQFVLTTLVLVFPGRRFYTTGFPALFRLAPDMNSLVAVGTLAAWGYSVVATFAPGLLPAGTVNVYYEAAAVIVVLVLLGRWLEARAKGRTSEAIKRLVSLQPAVAQVVRDGRTVEVPVSDVVAGDLVAVRPGERVPVDGEVTEGTSWVDESMITGEPVPVEKGPGSEVVGGTVNQKGAFTLRATAVGGQTVLAQIIRMVEQAQGSKLPIQAVVDRVTLWFVPAVMLAALLTFIVWLVFGPEPALTFGLVNAVAVLIIACPCAMGLATPTSIMVGTGRGAELGVLFRKGEALQLLRNARVVAVDKTGTLTEGRPALTDLDVAGDFERAQVLRLVAAVESSSEHPIARAIVDAARDEGIEVPGPQDFESITGMGVRASVDGRRVEVGADRHMQSLRLDVGAFAATAERLGSEGKSPLYAAIDGRLAAIIAVSDPIKADTPAAIRALHGLGLKVAMITGDNAHTAQAIAERLGIDEVVAEVLPDGKVEAVQALRSNHGPVAFVGDGINDAPALAEAEVGIAIGTGTDIAVEAADVVLMSGSLQGVPTAIALSKTTIGNIRQNLFWAFAYNTALIPVAAGVLYPAFGILLSPILAAGAMSLSSVFVLANALRLRRFQPPEAA, from the coding sequence ATGGACAAGACAACCGCAAGGCCCGCTCCGATCCAGCTGCCCGTCGAGGGCATGCACTGCGCTTCGTGCGTGGGCCGCATTGAAGCCGCCCTGGCCGCCGTGGAGGGCGTGGCAGGTGCCAGTGCCAACCTCGCCACGGGCCGGGTGCAGGTGCAGGCCCGGCCCGGCGAAGCGCCGGATGTGGCGGCCCTGGTGCGCGCCATCGAGAAGACCGGCTACCGCGTGCCCGCCGGCAGCATCGAGCTGGCGGTCGAGGGCATGACCTGTGCGTCCTGCGTGGGCCGCGTCGAGCGCGCACTGCAGGCCGTGCCGGGGGTCGAGCGCGCGGCGGTGAACCTGGCCACGGGGCGTGCCACCGTGCAGGGCCATGTCGCGGAGCAGGCGCTGGTGGATGCCATCGCCGGCGCCGGCTACCGCGCCGCGCCGCTGGATCCGCTCGCGCCCGCAGGCGTGGACGAGGCGACCGAACGCCGTGACGCCGAGCGCCGGGCGCTGGGCCGCGACGTGCTGGTCGCGGCCGCCCTGGCCCTGCCGGTGTTCCTGCTGGAGATGGGCACGCACCTGGTCCCGGGCATGCACGCCTGGGTGGACCAGGCAATCGGCATCCAGCGCAGCTGGCTCCTGCAGTTCGTGCTGACCACGCTGGTGCTGGTGTTCCCGGGCCGCCGCTTCTACACCACCGGCTTCCCCGCCCTGTTCCGGCTGGCGCCCGACATGAACTCCCTGGTGGCCGTGGGCACGCTGGCTGCGTGGGGTTATTCGGTGGTCGCCACGTTCGCGCCGGGGCTGCTGCCCGCCGGGACCGTGAACGTGTACTACGAGGCCGCCGCGGTCATCGTGGTGCTGGTGCTGCTCGGCCGCTGGCTGGAAGCCCGGGCCAAGGGACGGACGTCCGAGGCCATCAAGCGCCTGGTGAGCCTGCAACCGGCGGTTGCGCAGGTGGTACGCGACGGTCGAACGGTGGAAGTGCCGGTGTCGGACGTCGTTGCCGGCGACCTGGTCGCGGTGCGGCCGGGCGAGCGCGTTCCCGTGGACGGAGAGGTGACCGAGGGCACGAGCTGGGTCGACGAATCCATGATCACCGGCGAGCCGGTGCCGGTGGAAAAAGGCCCCGGCAGCGAAGTGGTCGGCGGCACGGTGAACCAGAAGGGCGCGTTCACGCTGCGCGCGACCGCGGTCGGCGGACAGACGGTGCTGGCGCAGATCATCCGCATGGTGGAACAGGCCCAGGGCTCGAAGCTGCCGATCCAGGCCGTGGTCGACCGGGTCACGCTGTGGTTCGTGCCGGCGGTGATGCTGGCGGCGCTGCTGACCTTCATCGTGTGGCTGGTGTTCGGGCCCGAGCCGGCGCTCACCTTCGGCCTGGTCAACGCGGTGGCGGTGCTGATCATCGCCTGCCCCTGCGCCATGGGCCTGGCCACGCCGACCTCGATCATGGTCGGCACCGGCCGCGGCGCCGAGCTGGGCGTGCTGTTCCGCAAGGGCGAAGCACTGCAGCTGCTGCGCAATGCCCGGGTGGTGGCGGTGGACAAGACCGGCACGCTCACCGAAGGCCGCCCGGCGCTGACCGACCTGGACGTGGCGGGAGACTTTGAGCGCGCCCAGGTGCTGCGGCTGGTGGCCGCGGTGGAGTCGAGCTCCGAGCACCCGATCGCCCGCGCCATCGTGGACGCCGCCCGGGACGAAGGCATCGAGGTCCCGGGGCCGCAGGATTTCGAATCCATCACCGGCATGGGCGTGCGCGCCAGCGTGGATGGCCGCAGGGTGGAAGTCGGCGCCGACCGCCACATGCAGTCGCTGCGGCTGGACGTGGGCGCATTTGCCGCCACGGCCGAACGCCTGGGCAGCGAAGGCAAGTCGCCGCTCTACGCCGCCATCGACGGCCGCCTGGCCGCGATCATCGCCGTGTCCGACCCGATCAAGGCGGATACCCCGGCTGCCATCAGGGCCCTGCACGGCCTCGGCCTGAAGGTCGCCATGATCACCGGCGACAACGCCCACACCGCGCAGGCGATCGCAGAGCGCCTGGGGATTGACGAGGTCGTGGCCGAGGTCCTGCCCGACGGCAAGGTCGAGGCCGTGCAGGCGCTGCGGTCAAACCACGGCCCGGTGGCCTTCGTCGGCGACGGCATCAACGACGCGCCGGCGCTGGCCGAGGCCGAGGTGGGCATTGCCATCGGCACCGGCACCGACATCGCCGTGGAGGCGGCCGACGTGGTGCTGATGTCGGGCAGCCTGCAGGGCGTGCCGACCGCGATCGCGCTGTCCAAGACCACCATCGGCAACATCCGCCAGAACCTGTTCTGGGCCTTTGCCTACAACACTGCGCTGATCCCGGTGGCCGCGGGCGTGCTGTACCCGGCGTTCGGCATCCTGCTCTCGCCGATCCTGGCCGCCGGCGCGATGTCGCTGTCGAGCGTGTTCGTGCTGGCCAACGCGCTGCGGCTGCGCCGCTTCCAGCCCCCGGAGGCGGCATGA
- a CDS encoding YbjN domain-containing protein: MRNVLLLALLAPVGAAVAADGPVTGPAVVSMLEGLGYSAELDRDGAGDPLVLTRAGGLDYAIYFYDCSDDACEALQFRIGLDLENGTTHEVINEFNRGYRYVRSFLDEEADPFLLMDVEMTHADHSAQFNTHLGIWEDLLDAFTLAVGFRQEGEDLAGDRDRVAWPVAPQLGSFLAYDSTYTSVTHDGSDQSAEISATGLARIAVEEDGEGGFLQRWSSSDTQVELNGLPPEAAAAFEGAITAMDGIVLEARLDQDGHFVSLANLDQVALAYRQVVQVMFDDINASLPVEGGAGSGEVDVSGMLDLLASPQVLGRQLAELPVAYNFPSGGGLVPGREYAYQDEGTSPLGGDVIPMNNSMLLRPSSEVPGHYEMEWTLLPDPDAMWGAIDGAARQLLGNMAADDTEAGEQLEQAMAELGEDAAFTTTVRYRIDAATGIVHRMEHVSTKRFGGREEVETNLLVLREPAD; this comes from the coding sequence ATGAGGAACGTACTGCTTCTGGCGCTGCTGGCGCCGGTCGGCGCCGCGGTGGCGGCGGATGGCCCGGTCACCGGGCCGGCGGTGGTGTCGATGCTCGAGGGCCTGGGCTACAGCGCCGAACTGGATCGCGACGGTGCCGGCGATCCGCTGGTGCTCACGCGGGCCGGGGGGCTGGACTACGCCATCTATTTCTACGACTGCAGCGACGACGCCTGCGAGGCCCTGCAGTTCCGCATCGGCCTGGATCTGGAAAACGGCACCACCCACGAGGTGATCAACGAGTTCAACCGGGGCTATCGCTACGTGCGCAGCTTCCTGGACGAGGAGGCCGATCCGTTCCTGCTGATGGACGTGGAGATGACCCACGCCGACCACTCCGCCCAGTTCAATACCCATCTGGGGATCTGGGAAGATCTGCTGGATGCGTTCACGCTGGCGGTGGGATTCCGGCAGGAAGGAGAAGACCTGGCCGGGGATCGCGACAGGGTCGCCTGGCCGGTCGCGCCGCAGCTCGGGTCGTTTCTGGCGTACGACTCCACGTATACCTCGGTGACGCATGACGGGAGCGACCAGTCCGCCGAAATCAGTGCCACTGGCCTGGCCCGGATCGCGGTCGAGGAGGACGGCGAGGGCGGCTTCCTGCAGCGCTGGAGTTCAAGCGATACGCAGGTTGAGCTGAACGGGCTGCCGCCGGAAGCCGCGGCGGCGTTCGAAGGCGCGATCACGGCGATGGACGGGATCGTGCTGGAAGCCCGGCTCGATCAGGATGGCCATTTCGTCAGCCTGGCCAACCTGGACCAGGTTGCCCTCGCCTATCGCCAGGTGGTGCAGGTCATGTTCGACGACATCAACGCCTCGCTGCCGGTCGAGGGCGGGGCCGGATCCGGCGAGGTTGATGTCTCCGGCATGCTTGACCTGCTCGCCTCCCCGCAGGTGCTGGGGCGGCAGCTGGCCGAGCTGCCGGTCGCGTACAACTTTCCCTCCGGCGGCGGGCTGGTGCCGGGCCGGGAGTATGCCTACCAGGACGAGGGCACCAGCCCGCTGGGCGGCGACGTGATTCCCATGAACAACTCGATGCTGCTGCGCCCCTCCAGCGAAGTCCCCGGCCACTATGAAATGGAATGGACGCTGCTGCCGGATCCGGACGCGATGTGGGGGGCCATCGACGGCGCGGCCAGACAGTTGCTGGGCAACATGGCCGCCGACGACACCGAAGCCGGGGAGCAGCTGGAGCAGGCCATGGCCGAGCTTGGCGAAGACGCCGCGTTCACCACCACCGTCCGCTACCGCATCGACGCCGCCACCGGCATCGTGCACCGCATGGAACATGTGTCGACCAAGCGCTTTGGCGGCCGGGAGGAAGTGGAGACCAACTTGCTGGTGCTGCGTGAGCCGGCGGACTAG